Within the Plectropomus leopardus isolate mb unplaced genomic scaffold, YSFRI_Pleo_2.0 unplaced_scaffold359, whole genome shotgun sequence genome, the region CATTATACACGTAAGAAATCCttagaagaaaaatacaaacagatgaaaacaaacaaacaaaagactaaaaaaatgtaaaaataaataaaaaagaaaaacattttcctacATAGTATATTGATGTACACTTGAAATTTCtacaaaaatattgttaaaaaatatatatatcgaTCTCAGTACCTACGAGACTCTAAAAAGGTCTGTTGCTGCGTCTCACCTGGCAGAGGCGCCGCTGGCCCGGATGGTCCCGAGCCCCGTCAGCGTCTCAGAGAAGTGCGAGTAGACGGGCGACAGCGTGATGCTGCACAGGCGCTTCAGCTCTCGAGACGTGTGTCGGTAGAACTGCTGCGTGCGGTGGTAGACCAGCgccagcggcagcagcagcaccaggaCCCAGGGGAGGCCGCAGCTGATCACCACCAGCATGCCCAGCAGGCCGAACACGTTGGCCAGCAGGATATTCAGGATGAACGGCAGGCTGTCGTCCACGGTGTAAAGGTCCGAGGAGAAACGGTTGAGGATGCGACCCATCGGGGTCGTGTCGAAGAAGGTCACAGTGGCCTGAGGAGaggatgtaaacaggaagttagaattatttaacctttaattAACCCAAGTGgttcagattaaataaaatatttcttaaaatccaTCTTAAAGCGGCtcttatcaatatttttattttaataatagacCACTTGACTACTGGTGTGTAAATATCATAACTCGTATTATTATCGTTTTATTGCAAAGGCAACTTAACAACATATGACCCCAAAAAAAGCACTAATTATgataaattccaaaaaaaaaggttttttttaaaaaaaagaaaatgatgtggaaaaagtgtagaaaactaaagaaagaaacaaa harbors:
- the LOC121938846 gene encoding ATP-binding cassette sub-family C member 10-like; protein product: SKNVSDWWLSHWISELKNNGSNRTNGSSSGAFSSPHLLLFSPAGLMSPLSSVQTFTSGNLSSDVQFYLTVYGSLAVANTVFTALRSFLFAYGAICAATTIHNRLLDRVLKATVTFFDTTPMGRILNRFSSDLYTVDDSLPFILNILLANVFGLLGMLVVISCGLPWVLVLLLPLALVYHRTQQFYRHTSRELKRLCSITLSPVYSHFSETLTGLGTIRASGASA